A section of the Papio anubis isolate 15944 chromosome 4, Panubis1.0, whole genome shotgun sequence genome encodes:
- the MAP11 gene encoding microtubule-associated protein 11 isoform X2 has translation MPDGSVLLVDNVCHQSGEVSMGSFCRLPGTSGCFPCPLNALEEHNFLFQLRGGEQPPPGAKEGLEVPLIAVVQWSTPKLPFTQSIYTHYRLPSVRLDRPCFVMTASCESPVRTYERFTVTYTLLNNLQDFLAVRLVWTPEHAQAGKQLCEEERRAMQAALDSIVCHTPLNNLGFSRKGSALTFSVAFQALRTGLFELSQHMKLKLQFTASVSHPPPEARPLSRKSSPSSPAVRDLVERHQASLGRSQSFSHQQPSRSHLMRSGSVMERRAITPPVASPVGRPLYLPPDKAVLSLDKIAKRECKVLVVEPVK, from the exons ATGCCCGATGGCTCTGTGCTGCTGGTGGACAATGTCTG TCACCAGTCTGGGGAAGTCTCCATGGGCTCCTTCTGCCGCCTACCTGGGACCTCTGGCTGCTTCCCCTGCCCACTGAATGCCCTGGAGGAACACAACTTCCTGTTTCAGCTACGAGGGGGTGAGCAGCCCCCTCCAGGGGCCAAGGAG GGCCTGGAAGTTCCCCTGATTGCTGTGGTTCAGTGGTCCACCCCAAAGCTGCCCTTCACTCAGAGCATCTACACCCACTACCG ccTGCCCAGTGTCCGCCTGGACCGCCCGTGTTTCGTGATGACCGCTTCTTGTGAGTCCCCTGTTCGGACCTACGAGCGATTCACTGTCACCTACACTTTGCTCAACAATCTCCAAGACTTCCTTGCTGTGAGGCTCGTGTGGACCCCAGAGCATGCACAGGCTG GAAAGCAGCTGTGTGAGGAGGAGCGCCGGGCCATGCAGGCTGCCCTGGACTCCATCGTCTGCCACACGCCCCTCAACAACCTCGGCTTTTCCCGGAAGGGCAGCGCTCTCACCTTCAGTGTGGCCTTCCAGGCTCTGAGGACGGGACTCTTCGAG CTAAGCCAGCACATGAAACTGAAGCTGCAGTTCACCGCCAGCGTGTCCCACCCTCCACCCGAGGCCCGGCCTCTCTCCCGCAAGAGCAGCCCCAGCAGCCCTGCTGTCCGGGACTTGGTGGAGAGGCATCAGGCTAGCCTGGGCCGCTCCCAGTCCTTCTCCCACCAGCAGCCTTCCCGAAGCCACCTCATGAG GTCGGGCAGTGTGATGGAGCGCAGGGCCATCACGCCCCCTGTGGCCTCTCCTGTTGGCCGCCCCCTCTACCTGCCCCCGGACAAGGCTGTGTTGTCTCTGGACAAGATTGCCAAGCGCGAGTGCAAGGTCTTGGTGGTGGAACCCGTCAAGTAG
- the MAP11 gene encoding microtubule-associated protein 11 isoform X1, whose amino-acid sequence MESQCDYSMYFPAVPLPPRAELAGDPGRYRALPRRNHLYLGETVRFLLVLRCRGGAGSGAGGSPGLGSRGAWAELATALAALASVSAGGGMPGGGGAGDQDSEPPGGGDPGGGGLFRGCSPLLTHGPGPATSGGATTLPVEEPIVSTDEVIFPLTVSLDRLPPGTPKAKIVVTVWKREVEAPEVRDQGYLRLLQTRSPGETFRGEQSAFKAQVSTLLTLLPPPVLRCRQFTVAGKHLTALKVLNSSSQEEISIWDIRILPNFNASYLPVMPDGSVLLVDNVCHQSGEVSMGSFCRLPGTSGCFPCPLNALEEHNFLFQLRGGEQPPPGAKEGLEVPLIAVVQWSTPKLPFTQSIYTHYRLPSVRLDRPCFVMTASCESPVRTYERFTVTYTLLNNLQDFLAVRLVWTPEHAQAGKQLCEEERRAMQAALDSIVCHTPLNNLGFSRKGSALTFSVAFQALRTGLFELSQHMKLKLQFTASVSHPPPEARPLSRKSSPSSPAVRDLVERHQASLGRSQSFSHQQPSRSHLMRSGSVMERRAITPPVASPVGRPLYLPPDKAVLSLDKIAKRECKVLVVEPVK is encoded by the exons ATGGAGTCCCAGTGCGACTATTCGATGTACTTCCCGGCCGTGCCGCTGCCGCCGCGCGCGGAGCTGGCAGGGGATCCGGGCCGGTACCGGGCGCTGCCCCGGCGCAACCATCTGTACTTGGGGGAGACTGTCCGGTTTCTGCTGGTGTTGCGCTGCCGGGGCGGTGCGGGGTCCGGCGCCGGGGGCAGCCCGGGCTTGGGCTCCAGAGGAGCCTGGGCAGAACTGGCAACCGCCCTGGCCGCCCTGGCCTCGGTCAGCGCTGGAGGCGGGATGCCGGGTGGCGGCGGTGCCGGCGACCAGGATTCGGAGCCCCCAGGGGGAGGGGatcctgggggtgggggtttGTTCCGAGGCTGCAGCCCCCTTCTCACCCACGGCCCGGGCCCTGCTACCTCAGGGGGAGCGACCACG CTGCCTGTGGAGGAACCGATTGTTTCCACAGATGAGGTCATCTTCCCACTCACCGTTTCACTGGATAGACTGCCCCCAGGGACACCTAAGGCCAAG ATTGTAGTGACTGTGTGGAAGCGGGAGGTTGAGGCACCAGAGGTCAGAGATCAAGGCTACCTGCGATTGCTGCAGACCCGATCTCCTGGGGAGACATTCCGGGGCGAGCAGAGCGCTTTCAAGGCCCAAG TGAGCACGCTGCTGACTCTGCTGCCCCCTCCGGTTCTGAGATGCCGGCAGTTCACTGTGGCTGGAAAACACTTGACCGCGCTCAAGG TGCTGAACAGCTCCTCTCAGGAGGAAATCTCCATCTGGGATATCCGAATCCTCCCCAACTTCAACGCCAGTTATCTACCTGTCATGCCCGATGGCTCTGTGCTGCTGGTGGACAATGTCTG TCACCAGTCTGGGGAAGTCTCCATGGGCTCCTTCTGCCGCCTACCTGGGACCTCTGGCTGCTTCCCCTGCCCACTGAATGCCCTGGAGGAACACAACTTCCTGTTTCAGCTACGAGGGGGTGAGCAGCCCCCTCCAGGGGCCAAGGAG GGCCTGGAAGTTCCCCTGATTGCTGTGGTTCAGTGGTCCACCCCAAAGCTGCCCTTCACTCAGAGCATCTACACCCACTACCG ccTGCCCAGTGTCCGCCTGGACCGCCCGTGTTTCGTGATGACCGCTTCTTGTGAGTCCCCTGTTCGGACCTACGAGCGATTCACTGTCACCTACACTTTGCTCAACAATCTCCAAGACTTCCTTGCTGTGAGGCTCGTGTGGACCCCAGAGCATGCACAGGCTG GAAAGCAGCTGTGTGAGGAGGAGCGCCGGGCCATGCAGGCTGCCCTGGACTCCATCGTCTGCCACACGCCCCTCAACAACCTCGGCTTTTCCCGGAAGGGCAGCGCTCTCACCTTCAGTGTGGCCTTCCAGGCTCTGAGGACGGGACTCTTCGAG CTAAGCCAGCACATGAAACTGAAGCTGCAGTTCACCGCCAGCGTGTCCCACCCTCCACCCGAGGCCCGGCCTCTCTCCCGCAAGAGCAGCCCCAGCAGCCCTGCTGTCCGGGACTTGGTGGAGAGGCATCAGGCTAGCCTGGGCCGCTCCCAGTCCTTCTCCCACCAGCAGCCTTCCCGAAGCCACCTCATGAG GTCGGGCAGTGTGATGGAGCGCAGGGCCATCACGCCCCCTGTGGCCTCTCCTGTTGGCCGCCCCCTCTACCTGCCCCCGGACAAGGCTGTGTTGTCTCTGGACAAGATTGCCAAGCGCGAGTGCAAGGTCTTGGTGGTGGAACCCGTCAAGTAG
- the GAL3ST4 gene encoding galactose-3-O-sulfotransferase 4 isoform X1, protein MTPRSATGAFRGCTAFSSCLCPCSWPWLHPSLISPFPVPHGPSVSCQDAAALGTSEPGGGSGSLHDHWLCTPALGRALPEEDTPPASLPRLPGPQLRQPLAPSLQPALPSCPPRQRLVFLKTHKSGSSSVLSLLHRYGDRHGLRFALPARYQFGYPRLFQASRVKGYRPQTGGTQLPFHILCHHMRFNLKEVLQVMPSDSFFFSIVRDPAALARSAFSYYKSTSSAFRKSPSLAAFLANPRAFYRPGARGDHYARNLLWFDFGLPFPPEKRAKRGNLHPPRDPDPRQLQVLPSGAGPRAQTLNPNALIHPVSTVADHRSQISSPASFDLGSSSFIQWGLAWLDSVFDLVMVAEYFDESLVLLADALCWGLDDVVGFMHNAQAGRKQDLSTFSNTGLTAEDQQLTARARAWNNLDWALYVHFNRSLWARIEKYGQRRLQTAVAELRARREALAKHCLAGGEASDPKYITDRRFRPFQFGSAKVLGYILRSGLSPQDQEECERLATPELQYKDKLDAKQFPPTVSLPLKTSRPLSP, encoded by the exons ATGACCCCCCGATCTGCAACCGGCGCCTTCCGCGGCTGCACGGCTTTCTCCAGCTGTCTCTGCCCCTGTTCCTGGCCCTGGCTCCATCCCTCTCTCATCTCACCCTTCCCTGTGCCACATGGGCCCTCTGTCTCCTGCCAGGACGCTGCGGCTCTGGGGACCTCGGAGCCTGGGGGTGGCTCTGGGAGTCTTCATGACCATTGGCTTTGCACTCCAGCTCTTGGGAGGGCCCTTCCAGAGGAG GACACTCCCCCTGCATCTCTTCCCAGGCTACCAGGGCCACAGCTCCGACAGCCCttggccccatctctacaaccaGCCCTTCCGTCCTGCCCACCCCGGCAGCGACTGGTGTTCCTGAAGACGCATAAATCTGGGAGCAGCTCTGTGCTGAGCCTGCTTCACCGCTACGGGGACCGGCACGGGCTGCGCTTCGCCCTCCCTGCCCGCTACCAGTTTGGCTACCCAAGGCTCTTCCAGGCCTCAAGGGTAAAAGGCTACCGCCCCCAGACTGGAGGCACCCAGCTCCCCTTCCACATCCTCTGTCACCACATGAGGTTCAACCTGAAAGAG GTACTTCAGGTCATGCCTTCTGACAgcttctttttttccattgtcCGAGACCCAGCGGCTCTGGCTCGCTCTGCCTTCTCCTATTATAAATCCACCTCATCAGCCTTCCGCAAGTCACCATCCTTGGCTGCCTTCCTGGCCAATCCTCGAGCCTTCTACAGGCCTGGGGCCCGTGGGGACCACTACGCTCGCAACTTACTATGGTTTGACTTTGGCCTGCCCTTTCCCCCAGAGAAGAGGGCCAAGAGAGGGAATCTTCATCCCCCTAGAGACCCCGACCCCCGACAGCTTCAGGTCTTGCCTTCTGGTGCTGGCCCTCGAGCCCAAACCCTCAATCCCAATGCCCTCATCCATCCTGTTTCCACTGTTGCTGATCATCGCAGCCAGATATCAAGCCCTGCCTCTTTCGATTTGGGGTCTTCATCCTTCATCCAGTGGGGTCTGGCCTGGCTGGACTCTGTCTTTGACCTGGTCATGGTGGCTGAGTACTTCGATGAGTCATTGGTTCTGCTGGCAGATGCCCTGTGCTGGGGTCTAGATGACGTGGTGGGCTTCATGCACAATGCCCAGGCTGGACGTAAGCAGGACCTCAGCACTTTCAGCAACACTGGACTGACTGCAGAGGACCAACAGCTAACTGCACGGGCCCGAGCCTGGAACAACCTGGACTGGGCTCTCTACGTCCACTTCAACCGCAGTCTCTGGGCACGGATAGAGAAATACGGCCAGCGCCGGCTGCAGACAGCTGTAGCCGAGCTCCGGGCTCGCCGAGAGGCCCTAGCCAAACATTGTCTGGCAGGGGGTGAGGCTTCTGACCCCAAATACATCACTGATCGCCGGTTCCGCCCCTTCCAGTTTGGGTCAGCTAAGGTTTTGGGCTATATACTTCGGAGTGGATTGAGCCCTCAGGACCAAGAGGAGTGTGAGCGCTTGGCTACCCCTGAGCTCCAGTATAAGGACAAGCTGGATGCCAAGCAGTTCCCCCCTACCGTCTCACTGCCTCTCAAGACTTCAAGGCCACTCTCCCCATAG
- the GAL3ST4 gene encoding galactose-3-O-sulfotransferase 4 isoform X2, giving the protein MGPLSPARTLRLWGPRSLGVALGVFMTIGFALQLLGGPFQRRLPGPQLRQPLAPSLQPALPSCPPRQRLVFLKTHKSGSSSVLSLLHRYGDRHGLRFALPARYQFGYPRLFQASRVKGYRPQTGGTQLPFHILCHHMRFNLKEVLQVMPSDSFFFSIVRDPAALARSAFSYYKSTSSAFRKSPSLAAFLANPRAFYRPGARGDHYARNLLWFDFGLPFPPEKRAKRGNLHPPRDPDPRQLQVLPSGAGPRAQTLNPNALIHPVSTVADHRSQISSPASFDLGSSSFIQWGLAWLDSVFDLVMVAEYFDESLVLLADALCWGLDDVVGFMHNAQAGRKQDLSTFSNTGLTAEDQQLTARARAWNNLDWALYVHFNRSLWARIEKYGQRRLQTAVAELRARREALAKHCLAGGEASDPKYITDRRFRPFQFGSAKVLGYILRSGLSPQDQEECERLATPELQYKDKLDAKQFPPTVSLPLKTSRPLSP; this is encoded by the exons ATGGGCCCTCTGTCTCCTGCCAGGACGCTGCGGCTCTGGGGACCTCGGAGCCTGGGGGTGGCTCTGGGAGTCTTCATGACCATTGGCTTTGCACTCCAGCTCTTGGGAGGGCCCTTCCAGAGGAG GCTACCAGGGCCACAGCTCCGACAGCCCttggccccatctctacaaccaGCCCTTCCGTCCTGCCCACCCCGGCAGCGACTGGTGTTCCTGAAGACGCATAAATCTGGGAGCAGCTCTGTGCTGAGCCTGCTTCACCGCTACGGGGACCGGCACGGGCTGCGCTTCGCCCTCCCTGCCCGCTACCAGTTTGGCTACCCAAGGCTCTTCCAGGCCTCAAGGGTAAAAGGCTACCGCCCCCAGACTGGAGGCACCCAGCTCCCCTTCCACATCCTCTGTCACCACATGAGGTTCAACCTGAAAGAG GTACTTCAGGTCATGCCTTCTGACAgcttctttttttccattgtcCGAGACCCAGCGGCTCTGGCTCGCTCTGCCTTCTCCTATTATAAATCCACCTCATCAGCCTTCCGCAAGTCACCATCCTTGGCTGCCTTCCTGGCCAATCCTCGAGCCTTCTACAGGCCTGGGGCCCGTGGGGACCACTACGCTCGCAACTTACTATGGTTTGACTTTGGCCTGCCCTTTCCCCCAGAGAAGAGGGCCAAGAGAGGGAATCTTCATCCCCCTAGAGACCCCGACCCCCGACAGCTTCAGGTCTTGCCTTCTGGTGCTGGCCCTCGAGCCCAAACCCTCAATCCCAATGCCCTCATCCATCCTGTTTCCACTGTTGCTGATCATCGCAGCCAGATATCAAGCCCTGCCTCTTTCGATTTGGGGTCTTCATCCTTCATCCAGTGGGGTCTGGCCTGGCTGGACTCTGTCTTTGACCTGGTCATGGTGGCTGAGTACTTCGATGAGTCATTGGTTCTGCTGGCAGATGCCCTGTGCTGGGGTCTAGATGACGTGGTGGGCTTCATGCACAATGCCCAGGCTGGACGTAAGCAGGACCTCAGCACTTTCAGCAACACTGGACTGACTGCAGAGGACCAACAGCTAACTGCACGGGCCCGAGCCTGGAACAACCTGGACTGGGCTCTCTACGTCCACTTCAACCGCAGTCTCTGGGCACGGATAGAGAAATACGGCCAGCGCCGGCTGCAGACAGCTGTAGCCGAGCTCCGGGCTCGCCGAGAGGCCCTAGCCAAACATTGTCTGGCAGGGGGTGAGGCTTCTGACCCCAAATACATCACTGATCGCCGGTTCCGCCCCTTCCAGTTTGGGTCAGCTAAGGTTTTGGGCTATATACTTCGGAGTGGATTGAGCCCTCAGGACCAAGAGGAGTGTGAGCGCTTGGCTACCCCTGAGCTCCAGTATAAGGACAAGCTGGATGCCAAGCAGTTCCCCCCTACCGTCTCACTGCCTCTCAAGACTTCAAGGCCACTCTCCCCATAG